A window of Hymenobacter siberiensis genomic DNA:
TTGGGCGCGTCGGCCCTGCCCTGAAACACCAGCGCCAGCCAGTATTTATTCAGCTCGTTGGCGCTCATGTTGTATATTTTTTTGCTGGTGCTCTGGCCAATGGGCGTGGTGGTTTTCATCAGGGCAATTACCACTTTGCTGCCGTCGGGCCAGCGCAGCTTTTCGCCCTTCAGGGTCGATTTCAGCTGCGCCAGGTGCATCTCGGGCGGCACCCCTTTGCTGTTGCCGATAACCACCAGGTTCTGGTCCTGCGCCCGGGCGGGCGGGTGGCCGCACCCGATGAGCAGGAGCAGGCAGAACGTAAATCGATAAAGCCAGGCCATATCCATAACGAGTTAAAAGCCAACGGCTATCTGGAAGGTTACCTTGTCGGTGGTGGGGTACAGGGGGCTGTTGGCCCGTTGGTACTCCAGCTTCAGCACGGCCAGGTAGCTGAGCTCGTAGCGCAGCCCACCCACGAAGGATTGGGTTCTATTGGGCATGAAGTACACCTCCTGGTTGGCAAACCGAATGTCATCGAGCCGGATGTAGGGGATGAATTTCTCGGTGAGGCGCAGGCCCGCGTACACGTAGGTGGCCACGGCGCGCTGCAGGCCCAGGCTGTCGGAGCGGTTGCTGACCATGCTGCTCTCGGCCAGCAGCTCAAATTTCTTCGTGAAAATCGAATCGTTGTAGGAAATGGAGGCTGTCATGATGTCCTGGTTGATGCGGGTGAGGGCCACGGGCATCACCCCGCCCAAGTGGTTGTGCGCCGTGCTGCCCTTCGAGATGGCATCGTGGTAGAAGGACGCCCCGAGCCGCAGCCCGTCGGTGGGCTTGACGTGCACCGCCAGCGTAGTGGATTTGAACGGGTTGTTGTCCACCACATCGCCCGAGCCGATGCCGTTACCCACCATCACGTCGTAACCGAAGCGGAGGCGGCCCAGATTTTGCCCCTGCAGGCTCACGCCCGTGGTATGCAGCGGGATAATGCCTTGGGCAAACAGCAAAGGCCGGTCGATGGTGGGGAAGAACACCCGGCCGTGGTGGTAGGTATCGTTCCAGTAGTTGAGGGGCGTGTGGTGCTTGCCCAGCAGCACGCTGTGATTGCCGAAATAGTTGTATTTCAGAATGATACGCTCAACGCTGATGTTGAAATCGGTGGGCGACTCGGGCGAGTATTTGAACACGGTTTCGCCCAGAAATGACAGGCGCTCGGTGATTTCGGAGGTGATGAACAGGTCCTGCTCGCCGAGGCCAAAGTTCACTTTGCCGTTTTGGTAGTAGGTCACCGCATCAACGAACCCCTTTATCTGCGTTCGTTGGGCCCTGGCGCGTGGGGCAGCGCCCAGCAGCAGCCCCAGCAGCAAAAGAGCAGTAAGCGAGTAATGAGGTATTTTCATACGCTTGGCTTTCGAACGGAAACGGGCTGGGAAGGACAGATAAGCAATGGCGGAGCGTGGTTAAGCGCCACACCCTGTTGCTATAATAATTCTTGCTTTAAAATGCATTATGTTGCCAATGCCTCAAATGTACTTCAATAATAGATTCTTTTAGTACAAATAAATAATGTGGGTAACATAGGACAGTTGCCCCCTGGAAGGACCACAGGTTTTGCCATACTGGCTGCTTTGTAAGGTGGGATGCCGTTCAACTTTCTGCGCAGCACTGATAAAGACATGCATGCCTTCACGCTGCTCAGCCGGCCGCTGCCCGCTCTACGCCGGCTACCCACAGGCCCGCCAGCTACTCAACTCCGGCGGCAGGGGCGGCCAGGAGAAACCGGCCGCGACGTAAGTTTCGGCAGGACTTTCAAAAAAGCCGCCCGCTTCCGGTTGGGAAGCGGGCGGCTTTTTTGAAAGTCAAGTGCCAAATAGTGTCTGCTTATAACTCGTATTCGAGCTTATAAGCTTTGTCATCCTTGCCATTTAGATTGAGGTCAACACTAAACGCATTGCTCTGCTTGTCTCGAATTACGGCTCCTGCGATGTGCACAACCTCAGCCCCATATTTCGTTTTGTCAATTCGAAACCCAAAAGGCCTAAATCCTTCGGTCACATTGCCGAATTGAGGGTCAACTACTTGCAGGTTTGCTATAAGCTGATTTTTATCATAGGACTTACGCAAAAGGTGTAACTTGAAAGGAAAAGCCATGAAAGTGACCGCACAACTTTATGGGCAATTTTTGGTGAGCAGCCAGGTGAATTACACGGGCACGTACCTGGCCGACCATCTGGAGGGCTTGACGCACGACAACGTGCGCTATTTTCTCAAGACCCGGCATTTCACGCCCCGTCAGCTCTGGCAGCAGGTGCGCCCGCAGGTGGTGTTCAGCGCGCGGGGCTACGTCTTGTTCGACGACACGGTGCTCGATAAGCACCACAGCCGACGCATCGAACTGGTCCGCCGCCAGTACAGCGGCAACGCCCACGGCGTGATTGCCGGCATCGGCCGTCACCTGCGTGTACGTCAACCCCGAAACCGACCAGTTCTGGCTCCTTGATTACCGCCTCTTCGCCCCCGACGTGGACGGCAAGACCAAGCTCGAGCACGTGGCCGACATGCTCGCGCAGTTGGCCCCGCGCGGCATTACCTACCGCACGGTCTTGATGGACAGTTGGTACGCCACCACGGCCCTGTTCAAGTGGCTGCTGGCAGCGGGCAAGACGTTTTATTGCCCGCTGAAAAGTAACCGCCTCGTCGATGATTCCGGCGGCCAAGAGCCCTACCAGCCGGTGGGCTGCCTGTGCTGGTCGAACGAGGAGATAGCGCAAGGCAAAATGCTGAAAGTAAAGGGAATGCCCGAAGACTGCAAACTGAAACTCTTCCGTGTACTGGTGTCCACCCACCGGACGGACTACCTCGTGACCAACGAGGTGGAGCCCCGCGAAACGGCCGCTGCCGAACAAGAAAGCAGCGTCCGTTGGACGATTGAGCAGTTTTACCGCGAACGCAAGCAACTCACCGGCGTGCAGGCCTGCCAGTGCCGGCTGGCCCGCAGCCAACGCAACCACATCGCCCTGGCCGTGCGGGCCTGGACATGCCTCAAACAAGCCGCCTACCAGACCCAAAAAACGGTGTATCAACTCAAACAAGGGTTCTTAGATGAATATATGCGACACGAATTGAGGCAGCCCACGCTGGCGTTTACGTAAGTCCTAACATTCTTGTCGGGGTAGTTGTAGATGCCGGCTATCATATCCAGAATGATGTGGGCCGGCTCGGTGCCCGGAAACGTGTATTGTTGTAAGCCCACGCGGGTGGTGGCCGTGCGCTCGGCGAGGATGTTGTGGTCGTCGAACTTCACCCGGTAGTAGGCCGGCTCGGCCACCTCGTTCTGGTGCGAGAAGGCGGAGCGGTATCCGGTCCGGGGCCGGTTGGCGGGGCCGGGAGCTGGAGTGGGCCGGTGGTGGGCATGAGCAGGAAATCACCCAAATTGGAGTGCCCCGTGCCGCTAAAGTGGGTATGATTGAAGCCGGCGATGCTTCGGGCGTCGTAGTGATGCCCCGCGCAGGACTGGTAGCCGTCGGGGTATACTTGGCGTTCAGCTCGTAGCTGAGCGTGGCGGTTTCGGGCTAGGACTGCACAATGCCGTAGGGCATAGTAGCGCTGGGGTAGGTGTGGCCCATCTTCTGCGTGCCCACCATGGGGTGCAGGTACTGGACGTGGTTTTCGAAGACTTTTTGGGCGGTGGCAGCTGCGGCGGCGAGCAGCAGGAGTTTCATGAGACGCAAGGTAAGAAAGGCCCTTGCGTGCACCGCGCCCTAGTGCAGCCGTTCCGTAAGCTGCTCGTGCAGCGCATCCACTACGCGCCCGATTTCTTCCTGCGTTGAGGTACGGTAGGCTACAGCGGTATCGGTTTCGGAGCTTTCTTCCCATTTAGCCAGCTCAGCCAGCTCAGCCAGCTCAGCCAGCTCAGCCAGGGTGTCAAGGCGGTTCACGGAGGCCTCAATCTGGTCGTAGAGGTCGGTATTTTCCAACTGAATGCGCAGGTCCAGCAGGCGTATCACAATGTCGGAAAGGCGCTCCAGCAGTGCCTGTTCTTCGGTGCCGAAGTACCGGGGCAAGCGGTCAATTACGCACAACACGCCCACCGGAAAGCCGCTGGCCGTGCGCAGCGGGCTGCCGGCATAAAACTGTAGATTCATCCGTTGCACGAAGCCGGGTTCGGCCAGCTCGCAGGGGGCGGTTTCGAGGTTTTCGAACACTGTGGTATCGCCTTGCAGAATGGCGACCGAGCACAGGCTCTCGTCGCGGGGCTCCCGGGCGGTGCCGGCGGGCAGGCCCACGTTTAGCCGAAACTGCACGGTGCTTTCTTCCACCAGCGCCACAATGGCAATGGGCACGTTGAAAAGCATAGCCGTGAGCCGAATCAGGTCATCGAACAGCGGGTTTGGAATGGAGGTAATGAGCTGATACGGGCGCAGAGCCTGCAGCCGGTGCGCCTCGTCGGCGGGGCGGCGGGGGTAGGAGTTAGCCATGATGAAGTGAACGAAGCACAAGGACCGCCGGGAGCTGCCAAAGACTTGTTTTTATACAATACACTGCAAATATTATGGTGTTAACCAGAAGTATATCGGGGGTATTTTGCTTGCTACGGTTCAAGCTTGCGTCTGAAATCAGGGGGATAAAAGATAGGAGCGGTGGTCCTTTTTTTTTCCTTGGCGCAGCAATTTGCCCGGCCTAATGCGGTAATTTCAGCCATGAATAACTGCCTGCACTGCGGTGCTAAAATTGCTAACGCAAAGTATTGCTCCCGCTCGTGCGCTAACCGTGTAAACGGACATCTATTTCCCAGCCGCAAACCCATTGCTCGCAGCTGCAAGCATTGCGGCGCCGCACTGCAAACCCGGCGTACTACTTGTGATAGTTGTAACCCGAGCGTGGTTGATTGGACTACGGTATCGCTGCAACAACTCAAAACCAAAGCCCTACAACAGTACGCCGCCCAAATCCGCAGTCTGGCGCGCCTGGCGTACCGCAAATCAAGCCGGCCCAAAGCGTGTGCGGTTTGTGGCTACGATGTGCATTACGAAGTATGCCATATCAAGCCCATTAATGAGTTTTTACCCATCGATTTCGTCGCTGGGGTGAATAAACTGACCAATTTGGTGGCGCTTTGCCCCAATCATCATTGGGAGTTCGACCACGGGCGCTTAGCTGTTGCTCTCATCACTTCTATGGCAGAAAAGGAATTTGTATCCGGTGCATAAATAAAAATGCCGTTTTCGAATTGAAAACGGCATTTTTTAACTGTCTGAAAATCAAGTAGCCACGACGAGAATCGAACTCATATCAAGCGTTTAGGAAACGCCTATTCTATCCGTTGAACTACGCAGCCATGCTACAAAGATAAGAACATACGCCGCCGCCCTACGACTTATACAGCAGCGCGATGCCGAACGAGAGCGCCGTGAGAATAATGCCCACCAGAAAAATGGTGTAGCTGGTGCGCAGCAGGCGGTATTTGCGGGTGAGCACCTCGCCGAGGTAGTAAATGTCCGTCACCATGTTGGTGTAGAGCATGTCTTTCTGCTGCATAATCTCGCGCATGCCGCTCTGGAAATTATCGAGGTTGAGCTTGGTGAACTGCCCGAAGAACAGCAGGTTGACGCGGCGGTTGGTGGCAATTTCGGGGCTTTTCTTGAGCCAGTGGAAACTTGTAACATCGGGCTGGGCCGAGAGAATGGCCGTTGTCACCGAGCCCAGGGCCGTTATCAGGAGAATACTCACCGGAATGGCCAGCACGGGGTTGTTACCCATCAGCGGGGCCAGGCTGCCGGCCTTGCCTATTTTGGCCCCCAGGTAGGTGATGATGACCGAGATAAGCACCGCGTTGAGCTGAATCATCATGCTGGCCTTTTTGTCGGCCATGTCGCTCAGCTTCATGTGGTTCGAGTACATGGTGCGGAACATGGTTTCGATGCCGCGCTTGGGCTCGGCAAAGGTTTCGCTCTTTCCCCGGGTTTTCTTCTTGGTTTTTTTTTCCTTCTTCTTGAGGTGGTCGCGCTGGTCGTCGATGTGCTTTTTGAGGGCCTTCTTGTACCGGTCTTTGCCCGCTTGGGAGAAGTACTTGTGGGCCAGCATGAAGTTAAGCTGCAGCTCGGTCCACTCCGGCGTGGAGTAGGTTTTGTCGAGCACTAGCTCCCACTCGGTGCGCAGCAGCTCGGCGCGGGAGCGGTAGTCGTCGCGCGCCAGGTTGCTCATGTCGGCATCGACCAGGATTTTTTGCAGCTCGGTTTCGGGCGGCGAGTCGCGGTGCGTGGCCTTAATCAGGCCCTGAATCAGCTCGACGCGGGCTTTGGGCAGGTCGTGTTTGGCCAGCCAGGCCCCGGCCCGCTCCATGCTGCGAAACTCGTGGCCGTCGTACACATCAAGGTAGCCCGAGTCGTGAAACCAGGCGGCCAGCAGCAGGCTCTCGGTGTCGTCGGCGCTGAGGTTGGCGGCGGGGACCAGGGCGCGGCACTCCTTCACCACGGCCTCGGTGTGGCCCAGGGTGTGGTAGGTGAGCTTGGGCGATAATTCTTTGGCAAACAGGTCGGTGATGTAGGCCTGCGCCGCTTTTGTCAGGGCCGAGGTTTTGGCCTTGGGGGCTTTGTCGGCCTCTGCCGCAAGCGGCTCCTCGGGGGCGGGGGCCGCCGGGGGCGCGGCCGGAGCCGGGGTTTCCACCGATGCAGCCGGTGCGGACGCCGCAGAAGTTTCGACGGATTCGGGGATAATTTCTTTCATGATACGCGAAGCTACGGCGGCGCATTTGGCCGGTCCGCCGGCTTTCAACGCGAAGCGCCCGCCGGAAGTTGAAAACCCCGGCCAAACCGCACTGCCGTGCTTTGCGTATCGGGCGCTATGGCGCCGGACCTTTGCCGGCCGGCCGCCGTATTTTTGTATTTGTCCGGGTCCTGCGGCGTAGCCAGTTCTTCGCCTCGTAATTTTATTTCATGTACTTATTTCGCCGGTTCACTTTTCTGCTTGCTTGCTGCCTGCCGCTGGTTGCCACGGCTCAGCAAGCTGCTCTCAAAACCCCCAAAGCGCCCAAAGAGTCCCGCGGAACCCAGCGGGAGCTTCCCGAGCCCGGCGAGTCGGACCAGAACCCGCACACCAGCCGCCCCAACTACCGCAAGGCCGGCGTGAACTGGGCGCGCAATACGCCTCCGGACTCGACCCGCATCCGCTACCGCGTCTTCTTGATTGGCGACGTGGGTAATCCCATTCCGGTGGCCAAGGGCGGCGAGCCGAGCCTGAATTTCCTGCGTCAGGAGATAATGAAGGCCGGTAAAAACAGCACCACCATCTTCCTGGGCGACAACGTGTACAACTACGGCATGCCTGAGGAAGGGGCCTACGACCGTAAAAATGCCGAGGAGCGCCTCACCGCCCAGCTCGATATTTTCCGGGGCTACCCCGGCGAGAAGTACATGACGCCCGGCAACCACGACTGGATTCAGGGCACGGCCGGCGGCCTGGAACAGGTCAACCGCGAGCAGGCCTTTGTGGAGCAGTACATGCGCAAGGACTCGACGGCCTTCTCCTACACCGGCGACTTTTTCCTGCCCCGCGACGGCTGCCCCGGCCCGTTTGAGGTGCGCGTGCAGGACGACCTGGTGCTCATCGCCCTGAACTCGCAGTGGTTTCTGACGCCGCCCACCAACCGGCCTTTCGGCCTGAACGGGGCCTGCGGGGCCGATAACAACGATGACGTATTTGCGGCGCTGGAGGAGATTATTGCCCGCAATAAGGACAAGCACATTATGGTGTTTGCCCACCATCCGCTGTTCAGCGACGGCATTCATGGCGGTTACTTCACGCTGGCCGACCATATTTTCCCCCTGAGCATTGTGTTCAAATACGCTTTCATTCCGCTGCCCGTCATTGGCTCGATTTACCCGTTTGCGCGCAAGTACGGCGGCATCAGCCAGGACATTCCGCACCCCATGTACCAGGCCTACCGTAAGGGGCTGCTCGATATTTTTGCCAAATACCCCAACGTGGTGTACGCCGCCGGGCACGAGCACAATCTGCAATACTACACGGAGGGCAGCACGCACTTCATCACCAGCGGCTCGGGCTGCAAAACCCAGCACGTGAAGCCCGGTGACGGCGGCGGGGCCATTTTCTCGGATAAGGAGAAGGGCTTTGCCGTGGTGAACTACTACGACGACGGCCAGGTGTGGAGCGAGTACTTCATTCCGCAGGGTAATGGCCAGACGGCCCGCCGCGTGTTCCGCACGCCGATGTATGCCAAAACCACGGGCACCATTGCCACCACGCCCGCCGAGCCCCTTTCCGAAACGGTGCTGACCACCACCAATGGCCAGGCCGGCGGCCAGAAGCTGCCCCAGACGGAAGCGGCCATTGAGGAAAAGAAAAAGGACAAGAAAAAGAAGCAGCAAAAGGCCGAAGCCGCCATCGCCAAGGCCCCGATTCCGACCACGCGCCCCGACTACCGCGACAGCTCCGTGACGGTGGCCATCAACGCGAACTACGACCGCCACGGCGGTTTTCACAACTGGCTGCTGGGCGAGCATTACCGCAAGGAGTGGGCCACGCCCGTGAAATTCCGCACCCTGGACCTGGCCAACGATAAAGACGGCCTGATGCCCTACAAAACCGGCGGCGGCAAGCAAACCGCCTCGTTGAAAGTGCGCAACGAGGTGGGCTACAACTTCACCCTGCGCGGCATCGACAAAGACCCCGCCGCCGTGCTGCCCGAGCAGCTGCGCACCGGCCTGGCCAAGGCCGTGCTGCAGGACCAGATTTCGGCCCAGCACCCGTATGCGTCGTTTGTGCTGCCGCCGCTGGGCACGGCAGCCGGCATTCTGCACACCAACCCGGTGCCGGTCTACATTCCGCAGGACCCCTTGCTGGGGCAGTACTACGCGCAGTTTGCCAACCTGCCCGCCGCCTTGGAAGAAGACGCCAAGGACAGCCAGGACAATGTGGCCAGCCTGGGCTTCGCCAAAAACCTGGTGGGCACCGAGAAGATGCTGACCCGCCTGCTCGACGACAACGACAACCAGGTGAACCAGAAAGCCTTCGCCCGCTCGCGCCTCTTCGATATGTGGATTGGCGACTGGGACCGGCACGAGGACCAGTGGCGCTGGAGCGAAACGAAGGATAAGGGCGGCGACCGCACCTTCACGGCCGTGCCCGAAGACCGCGACATTGCCTTCTTTAAGGGCGATGGCGTGCTGCCCTATATCATTTCGCGCAGGTTTGCCATCCGCAACTTCCAGAACTTCGGGTATGACTACGCCGACTATAAGGGCCTGAACCAGACCGGTATGAGCAACGACCGGGTGTTTATGAGCGCCGTGACCCGCCAGGACTGGATAAAGGAGGCCGATTACATGAAAGCCCACCTCACCGATGAGGTAATCGAGAAGGCCTTCCGCGATAAATGGCCCAAGGAAATTTACGACCTGCACGGCAAGGAAATCATCGCCAAGCTGAAAAGCCGCCGCGACCTGCTGCCCGACGTGGCCGGTAAGTACGCCGACTTATTGGCCGAAATAGTGGAAGTGCGCGGCTCCAAAAAGAACGAGAAGTTTACCGTGGAGCGCCTTGCCGACCGCAAAACCCGCGTGGTGATGCAGAAGATTAACAAGGATGGCAAGCTGACCAAAATCCTCTACGACCGCACCTTCGACGATGCCGTGACCGACGAGGTACGCCTCTACGGCATTGCCGGCAAAGACGTGTACGACGTGAAGGGCGACGTGAAGCGCGGCGTGAAGCTGCGCATCATCGCCGGTACGGGCCGCGACTCCATCACCACCCGCGACCACGTGGGCGGCCTGCTCCACAAAACCCAGATTTACGACGCCGATTCCGGCAACGTTATCAACACCAGCTCCGAAGCCCGCCAGCGCCTGGAGCCCGGCTACGAGGTGAGCCGCTACGACTACCCGCACCGCTTTGACCTGAAGGATTACCGTCTCGACTACGTGGGCCCGGCCCTGTACTTCGGCTACAACATTGACGATGGCGTGCTGCTGGGCGGCGGCGTGACCTACCGGCACTACGGCTTCCGCCGCGAGCCGTATTCGTGGGAGCAGAGCATCACGGCCAACTTCGCGCCGGCTCGCGCGGCTTACAACATCCGCTACATGGGCCAGTTTACCCGTATTTTCAAGAATACCGACCTGCACATTGCCGCCCAGTACTACGGCCCGCAGCTGCTGTACAACTTCTTCGGCATTGGCAACAACACGGTGAACCTGGCTACCAAGGATGAGAACCGGGGCGTGGTTACCAACCGCAGCGTGAACAGCGCCTACCGCGTGCGCTTCAACCGGCTCACCATTGCGCCCACCTTCGAGCGCAAGCTGTTCAACTTCCTTAAGTTCGGCATCGGGCCGCAGTACGACCAGTTCCGCATCGAGCAAGACCCCATCGGCTCGGTTATCAAAGACAGCCTGACCAACAAGAGCGGGGTGACCACCTACGAAAACCGCCGCTTCGGCGTGCGCGCCTCCGATTTCCAGACCAACCAGTACCTCGGCGGCCTGATGTACCTGAACCTCGACGCCAGCTCCTCGGCCAAAAACCCCCGCATCGGCCTGCGCTGGTACAACGAGTACCAGTATAACTGGCAGCTCAACAGCGAAAGCCTGAGCTTTGGGCGCTTCAGCACCGAGGTACGGGCCTACCTCACGCCCAACTTCCCCTTCCACCTCACCTACGCTGGCCGCATTGGCTACCAGCACAACTTCGGCGACTACCGCTTTTACCAGGCCAACACCTTGGGCGGCACCACCAACCTGCGGGGCTACCGCCGCACCCGCTTCGCGGGCCGCACGGCTGTGTATGCCAACTTTGAGCCGCGCCTGGAGCTGTTTTCCTTCAATGCCTACCTCTTCCCCGGCAAGTTTGGCGTGATGGGCCTGGCCGATATCGGCCGCGTATATTCCGACAACGACACCGGCACTTATACCGGCCTAAATGCCTTCCACAGCGGTTTCGGCGGCGGCATCTACGTCGATATCCTCAAGGCAGCCATCATCAATGCCACCTACTCGGTAGGCGAGGAGAAGCTGGTGTTCGTCGGGTTCGACTTCCTGTTCTAATGTATTGTTAGTGCAGGGTTTATGGCCGACTAATAATGACTTATCCCTCTGAGAGCCGTCCACTTGGGCGGCTCTTTTGTTTTACCATAATTTTTTTACTGAGTCTAAAATGAAAACCCGGTGAGTTTTCCCGGTTGATTAGCGGGTAAATAATGGAATAAGATAATAGATTGAGAAAAACGCAACCAATTCCGGAATTTTATTAATAATATTGCCATATTTTCAATAGCTTGCCAGTCCATAAACCATTTTTGCCACCAAATTCCTGTTTGAATGAAAGTAAATGTTTACGCCGCTGCGCTGAGTCTTTTGGGTCTTGCGCTCACCACTAATTCGGCCAGTGCCCAGGCACCCGCTCCCCACCGTACCTGTGCTTCGGTAGAAGTGCTGGCCGCCCAGCTCGCCGCCGACCCCGGCCTGGCTCAGCGCATGGCCGTCATCAACAGCCAGGCCGTGCAATTTGCCAAAAACAACCCGGCCACCAATGCCACTTCCGCCGTCACGCTCACCATTCCGGTGGTGGTGCACGTGCTGTACAGCACAACGGGCGAGAACATTTCTGATGCCCAGATTCAGTCGCAGATTGACGTGCTGAACGAGGACTACCACAAGCTGAACCCCGACTACACCAAAACCCCCAGCGCCTTCGCCGGCCAGGTGGCCGACGTGGGCATCCAGTTTGTGCTGGCCAAGCGCAACCCCAGTGGCCTCGCCACCACGGGCATCGAGCGCAAAAGCAGCACCACCACCAGCTGGGGCACTGCCGATAAAATCAAGAAAGCCAGCACCGGCGGCCTCGACGCCTGGAACGCCAGCCAGTACCTCAACCTGTGGGTGGGCACCATTGGCGGTGGCATTCTGGGCTATGCGCAGTTTCCCGGCGGCGCGGCGGCTACCGACGGCGTCGTGATTTCGCCCGTGTACATCGGCCGCACCGGCACCGTGGCCGCGCCCTACAACCTGGGCCGCACCGCCAGCCACGAAGTGGGCCACTGGCTGAACCTGAATCACATCTGGGGCGATGACAACGGCGCCTGCACCGGCACTGATAACGTGGCCGACACCCCTAACCAGGGCGCTGAGAACTACGGTAAGCCCGTGTTCCCGCACGTATCGTGCTCGAACGGTCCCAACGGCGACATGTTCATGAACTACATGGACTACGTGGACGACAACGCCATGTTCATGTTCTCGACCGGCCAGAGCTCGCGCATGAACGCGCTGTTTGGCACCGGCGGGGCCCGCGTGGGCCTGCTCACCTCGCAGGGCGGCGTAGCCCCGAGCGGCGGCGGCGGCACCACGCCTCCCCCCACCGTTACCTACTGCACCAGCAAGGGTGCCAGCGTAGCCTATGAGTATATCGACTACGTGAAGCTGGGCACCATTGCCCGCACCTCGGGCGCCGATGGCGGCTATTACGACGGCACCGCACTGAGCACCAGCGTAGCCGCCGGCTCGGCCCAAACCATCAGCTTCTCGGCCGGCTTTGTGGGCACGGCCTACTCGGAGTACGTGAACGTGTACATCGACTACAACCAGAACGGCGTGTTCACCGATGCCGGTGAGCTGGTCGTATCGGCCGCCGCCAGCACGGCTGCTACCACCCGCACGGGCTCCTTCACGGTGCCCACCACGGCCAAAAGCGGCAACACCCGCATGCGCGTAGTGCTGAGCGATGCCAGCGCCACCACCAGCTGCGGCAGCTACAGTTACGGCGAAACCGAGGACTACACCATCACCGTAACCGGTGGGGCCCGCCTCGATGCCACCACGGCCCGCACCAGCGGCACCACCGGCCTGGCCGACCAGTACACGCTGTACCCCAACCCAGCCAGTAGCGTGCTGAGCATTGCCCGCCCGCTGAGCATGGACCCCGAGCAGGCCTTCTCGGTGCGCGTGTACGACGTGCGCGGCAGCGAAATCCAGGGCCTGTCCTTCGTGGATGGCCAGCTGAACGTGGCTTCGCTACGCGCCGGCATCTACACGCTGAGCGTGAGCGACGGCAGCAAAACCTCGCACCAGCGCTTCGTGAAAGAATAGCCTTTCTGCGCTACTGAAAATAAAAGAGCCCCGGCCGGTTGGTCGGGGCTCTTTTGTGTTGTAGCCTCTGTCAATAAAGAAAGAACATCATGTTGATATGACCGTCATGCTGAGCGGAGTCGAAGCATCTCGCGTGCCACCATTAATAGGCCAGCACCGCCGCCTTGTCGTTCTCAATGACCACATTTACACCTTGCCTAGCGAACAAAAAGCTCACCTTGGTAGGTAACTCCGTGCACCTTGAAAAGCATGGCCCGGAACTCATACCACGTCGAACAAGACTTCGAAGCTGTTTAGAAAGTCCCCGAACGGTCATGCAGCGCGCAGCGCTGCATGACCGTTCGGGGACCTTTTGTGACTTTCTAAACAACTCCAATGTATTCCAGGTAAAAATCACGCATGTACCATAGGTTGCGGGACGAAAACCCGCTCATGCCCACAAACTCCATTTGCAGGTCGTGCGCCAGGTTCTCGACTACGCCTTTGCCCCAGCCGTGCTGTTGCTGGCGCTCGGCAATGAGTTGGCCCAGGTCCTATTAGAGCTGGATTTGCTGTTGATTGACTTGCCGCAAGGCTTGGTACTGGGCTTCGCGAACGCGCTGTTTCACGGCAGTGAGCAGCTGGTGGTAGTCGGGAGCGGTAGGATTCATGGCTGGAAGATACGCTTGGCGCTTGAATCGATAATGACGCGCTTTTGAGGGAAAAGGCCAGCCCTGTTCTCCCGTCCCGGCCGCCACGTCGGCCGCTGGCGGAGCAATGGCCCTCATGTACTTCGGGCTTCGCGGGCAGGGAAGGTGCAGCGGCACAGCTCCGCCGAACCCAGACCGTCCATAACCTTTTCCTAACCTCCCCGGTAAGCAAAAGCCCGTTAGCTT
This region includes:
- a CDS encoding Pycsar system effector family protein — encoded protein: MKEIIPESVETSAASAPAASVETPAPAAPPAAPAPEEPLAAEADKAPKAKTSALTKAAQAYITDLFAKELSPKLTYHTLGHTEAVVKECRALVPAANLSADDTESLLLAAWFHDSGYLDVYDGHEFRSMERAGAWLAKHDLPKARVELIQGLIKATHRDSPPETELQKILVDADMSNLARDDYRSRAELLRTEWELVLDKTYSTPEWTELQLNFMLAHKYFSQAGKDRYKKALKKHIDDQRDHLKKKEKKTKKKTRGKSETFAEPKRGIETMFRTMYSNHMKLSDMADKKASMMIQLNAVLISVIITYLGAKIGKAGSLAPLMGNNPVLAIPVSILLITALGSVTTAILSAQPDVTSFHWLKKSPEIATNRRVNLLFFGQFTKLNLDNFQSGMREIMQQKDMLYTNMVTDIYYLGEVLTRKYRLLRTSYTIFLVGIILTALSFGIALLYKS
- a CDS encoding HNH endonuclease signature motif containing protein; amino-acid sequence: MAQQFARPNAVISAMNNCLHCGAKIANAKYCSRSCANRVNGHLFPSRKPIARSCKHCGAALQTRRTTCDSCNPSVVDWTTVSLQQLKTKALQQYAAQIRSLARLAYRKSSRPKACAVCGYDVHYEVCHIKPINEFLPIDFVAGVNKLTNLVALCPNHHWEFDHGRLAVALITSMAEKEFVSGA
- a CDS encoding GAF domain-containing protein gives rise to the protein MANSYPRRPADEAHRLQALRPYQLITSIPNPLFDDLIRLTAMLFNVPIAIVALVEESTVQFRLNVGLPAGTAREPRDESLCSVAILQGDTTVFENLETAPCELAEPGFVQRMNLQFYAGSPLRTASGFPVGVLCVIDRLPRYFGTEEQALLERLSDIVIRLLDLRIQLENTDLYDQIEASVNRLDTLAELAELAELAELAKWEESSETDTAVAYRTSTQEEIGRVVDALHEQLTERLH